Part of the Imperialibacter roseus genome, TTACGCAAATTGCTTTTCTGAAACAGCCGTCGTTTTCGACGAGGGAAAAACACACAAGGGAAAAAAGGAAATTCAGCAATGGATCAAAAAAGCCAATGAGGCCTACCAAGCCGTGATGAAACCGATCGACTATTCGGCAACAGAAGAAATTCTGAAAGCCGAAGTTTCAGGTAATTTCCCGGGAAGTCCGATAGTGCTGGCTTATCATTTAAAACTAAAAGATG contains:
- a CDS encoding nuclear transport factor 2 family protein, translated to MNLPNVITNLAQAQNNFDSLAYANCFSETAVVFDEGKTHKGKKEIQQWIKKANEAYQAVMKPIDYSATEEILKAEVSGNFPGSPIVLAYHLKLKDGLIQSLKITG